One genomic region from Pseudoduganella lutea encodes:
- a CDS encoding phasin family protein yields the protein MFPYSQAVNPSLRSHLESQAAFFNDFSNSLSTAFQNIYSANLKLGQAMLEESATVGRRLLTTRDTAEALQVVASAAQPASNKYRAYQQHLSRLAADAQVDFSRVTQQHAQHTSRTARDLVEEVARNAAEQTENNLRQQREAVEKAGQSFRFGATQDDNDSADSVAGARDKSKGNGASVQVDAQAGGASIHGSAQGPITNAAHEQSNKKSG from the coding sequence ATGTTCCCATATTCCCAGGCAGTTAATCCATCGCTTCGATCGCATCTGGAATCGCAAGCAGCATTCTTCAATGATTTTTCAAATTCCTTGTCGACGGCATTCCAGAATATTTATAGTGCAAATCTCAAGCTCGGCCAGGCAATGCTGGAAGAATCGGCAACCGTCGGGCGGCGTCTGCTGACCACCAGGGATACGGCCGAAGCCTTGCAGGTCGTGGCTTCCGCTGCGCAGCCGGCATCCAACAAGTATCGCGCCTACCAGCAGCACCTTTCGCGCCTTGCGGCCGATGCCCAGGTGGACTTTTCCCGCGTGACGCAGCAGCACGCACAGCACACTTCACGTACCGCGCGTGACCTCGTGGAAGAGGTGGCGCGCAATGCGGCAGAGCAAACGGAGAACAATCTCCGGCAGCAACGCGAAGCGGTAGAGAAAGCTGGCCAGTCGTTCCGCTTTGGCGCGACGCAGGATGACAATGACAGCGCGGATTCCGTGGCGGGTGCCCGGGATAAATCCAAGGGCAACGGCGCAAGTGTGCAAGTCGACGCACAAGCGGGCGGTGCATCCATTCATGGCAGTGCCCAGGGGCCAATTACGAATGCTGCTCATGAGCAAAGCAACAAGAAGTCCGGCTGA
- a CDS encoding alpha/beta fold hydrolase — translation MLQTTRVIPLRLSTLITGIAIGLAGCGGSGDQGEPGAQGLPGPPGANADAIATIGEGAIIIDGAAAGDPKESIYVRKAGHGPRTIVLIPGNNTSGATFDGMMGFFRSVDAFNDAYTVYTFDYRGSGKSSYNKKITSLKDFAADFDKVMNKIGNFPASGVTLVGYSMGFGVALEMVIANPGRYANIVGLAGIGTRGVRVGFNASQAGTDTAGHAWANGDWVTVANDAAGIAGTAFQQRSWQGEQRTYANVQATWDAVVYNDVLKYDISKAFTPAAVTDPTFRASPNYTGSLLDGFTIQYMPESLYYAHTFNVSPVNVVKPVPNADGSVVTIAGDGRLGTLFNGKRAMLVKATTDFAAWRGDQVIYDNYTATSKYDLKRAGANVTAVMINPNQGFDHGFPVARPLETVRLIDAFIKADITAPGATGALGNAGVVVYANAETAWETDTFTGF, via the coding sequence ATGTTGCAGACCACGCGCGTCATTCCCTTGCGTTTGTCGACCCTCATCACTGGTATTGCCATCGGCCTTGCAGGCTGCGGCGGCAGCGGCGACCAGGGAGAGCCAGGCGCACAAGGCCTGCCCGGCCCCCCGGGCGCCAATGCGGACGCCATCGCCACCATCGGCGAAGGCGCCATCATCATCGATGGCGCTGCCGCCGGCGATCCGAAGGAAAGCATCTATGTCCGCAAGGCCGGCCATGGCCCGAGGACCATCGTCCTCATCCCCGGCAACAACACTTCGGGCGCTACGTTCGACGGCATGATGGGCTTCTTCCGTTCTGTCGATGCGTTCAATGACGCTTATACGGTCTACACCTTTGATTACCGCGGCAGCGGCAAGTCAAGCTACAACAAGAAGATCACGTCGCTGAAGGATTTCGCCGCCGATTTCGACAAGGTGATGAACAAGATCGGCAACTTCCCGGCCTCCGGCGTCACGCTCGTGGGCTACTCGATGGGCTTCGGCGTCGCACTGGAAATGGTCATTGCCAACCCCGGGCGGTATGCCAATATCGTCGGCCTGGCGGGGATCGGCACGCGGGGCGTGCGTGTCGGCTTCAATGCGAGCCAGGCGGGCACCGATACGGCCGGCCATGCATGGGCGAACGGCGACTGGGTCACCGTGGCAAACGATGCCGCCGGCATTGCCGGTACCGCGTTCCAGCAGCGTTCGTGGCAGGGCGAGCAGCGCACCTACGCCAACGTGCAGGCCACGTGGGACGCGGTCGTCTACAACGATGTCCTGAAATACGACATCAGCAAGGCATTCACGCCGGCGGCTGTCACCGATCCCACGTTCCGCGCTTCGCCGAACTACACCGGTTCCCTGCTCGACGGGTTCACGATCCAGTACATGCCCGAATCGCTGTACTACGCGCATACATTCAACGTCTCGCCCGTCAACGTGGTCAAGCCCGTACCGAATGCCGACGGCAGCGTGGTCACCATTGCGGGCGACGGTCGCCTGGGCACGCTGTTCAACGGCAAGCGTGCCATGCTGGTGAAGGCCACCACCGATTTTGCCGCCTGGCGGGGCGACCAGGTCATCTACGACAACTACACGGCGACTTCGAAATATGACCTGAAGCGCGCGGGCGCCAATGTGACCGCCGTGATGATCAATCCGAATCAGGGCTTCGACCACGGCTTTCCGGTCGCGCGGCCACTGGAAACGGTGCGGCTGATCGACGCCTTCATCAAGGCCGATATCACGGCGCCCGGTGCGACAGGCGCGCTGGGCAACGCTGGCGTGGTCGTGTATGCGAATGCGGAAACGGCGTGGGAGACCGACACCTTCACCGGGTTCTGA
- a CDS encoding alkaline phosphatase D family protein produces MLAGPILRRLEPGRLVLWLVGSAPLGLTLVLAPKESEPRRVLLDASHCRVVRVGRHACIHLIDVELPEPLPQDTLIEYDLLVAQGDGSEAGIAHWAPHLLHAGAARPNMVLRSRSDNILYGSCRKPHHPAPDGLARGDDLIAENVERADERPAMLIMCGDQVYADDVAGPMLVAIHALIRRLGLFAECLEGAVVADSEELYRHPASYYRREELLPAFNANEALRNRFFTGKKKPIFTTASAQNHLMTLSEMMAMYLLVWSPVPWQLVADAPAPALDPKHEERWRRESKALVGFCRDLPRAARLLAHVQTLMIFDDHDVTDDWNLSAKWETAAYGHPFSRRIVGNALIAYMLCQGWGNRPEVFQEALDEMTALADTAAPASDNRLDAPVQDALIGRLLAFRQWGFVVRTQPAIIVLDTRTRRWRNRRNPGHPSGLMDWEALTELQHELLDETAAVIVSAAPMFGVKLIEVVQRIATFIGQALIVDAENWMAHRGAASSMLNIFRHSRTPGNYVVLSGDVHYSFAYDVEVRESDRTPHIWQITSSGIKNEFPHGLLNWLDRLNRWLYSPRSPLNLFTQRRDLAISPRLPDARQHGERVWNGAGVGQVWLDAQGRPVRIVQHNADGRPSTRFLAPAQDASRAAAAEQPLGKH; encoded by the coding sequence GTGCTGGCCGGTCCCATCCTGCGCCGCCTCGAGCCGGGCCGCCTGGTGCTATGGCTGGTCGGCAGCGCGCCGCTCGGCCTGACCCTGGTGCTGGCGCCCAAGGAAAGCGAACCCCGGCGCGTGCTGCTGGACGCAAGCCACTGTCGCGTGGTGCGTGTCGGCCGCCACGCCTGCATTCACCTGATCGATGTCGAGCTGCCCGAGCCGCTGCCGCAGGACACGCTCATCGAGTACGACCTGCTCGTCGCCCAGGGCGATGGCAGCGAGGCCGGCATTGCGCACTGGGCGCCGCACCTGCTGCATGCCGGCGCGGCGCGGCCGAACATGGTGCTGCGCAGCCGCAGCGACAATATCCTGTATGGCTCGTGCCGCAAGCCGCATCATCCCGCGCCGGACGGCCTGGCGCGCGGCGACGACCTGATCGCTGAAAATGTGGAACGCGCCGACGAGCGGCCCGCCATGCTGATCATGTGCGGCGACCAGGTGTATGCCGACGATGTGGCGGGCCCGATGCTGGTGGCGATCCATGCGCTGATCCGGCGCCTGGGCCTGTTCGCCGAATGCCTGGAAGGCGCCGTGGTCGCCGACAGCGAGGAGCTGTACCGCCATCCGGCCAGCTACTACCGGCGCGAAGAACTGCTGCCTGCGTTCAACGCCAACGAAGCGCTGCGCAACCGCTTCTTCACCGGCAAGAAAAAGCCGATCTTCACCACGGCCAGTGCGCAAAACCACCTGATGACACTGTCCGAGATGATGGCGATGTACCTGCTGGTCTGGTCGCCCGTGCCATGGCAACTGGTGGCGGATGCGCCCGCGCCCGCGCTCGATCCCAAGCATGAAGAGCGCTGGCGGCGCGAGTCGAAGGCGCTGGTGGGCTTTTGCCGCGACCTGCCGCGGGCCGCGCGGCTGCTGGCGCACGTGCAGACCCTGATGATCTTCGACGACCACGACGTCACCGACGACTGGAACCTGTCGGCCAAGTGGGAGACCGCCGCCTACGGACACCCGTTCTCGCGCCGCATCGTGGGCAATGCCCTGATCGCCTACATGCTGTGCCAGGGCTGGGGCAACCGCCCCGAGGTGTTCCAGGAGGCGCTGGACGAAATGACGGCACTGGCCGACACGGCCGCCCCGGCTTCCGATAACCGCCTGGATGCGCCGGTACAGGACGCGCTGATCGGGCGCCTGCTGGCGTTCCGTCAATGGGGTTTCGTTGTACGGACCCAGCCTGCGATCATCGTGCTCGATACCCGCACCCGGCGCTGGCGCAACCGGCGCAACCCGGGCCATCCGTCGGGCCTGATGGACTGGGAAGCGCTGACCGAGCTGCAGCATGAACTGCTGGACGAAACGGCCGCCGTCATCGTCTCGGCGGCGCCCATGTTCGGGGTCAAGCTGATCGAGGTGGTGCAGCGGATCGCCACCTTTATTGGCCAGGCCCTGATCGTCGACGCCGAGAACTGGATGGCGCATCGCGGCGCCGCCAGCAGCATGCTCAATATCTTCCGCCATTCGCGCACGCCGGGCAATTACGTGGTGCTGTCGGGCGACGTGCATTATTCCTTTGCCTACGATGTCGAGGTGCGCGAATCGGATCGCACGCCGCATATCTGGCAGATCACCAGCAGTGGCATCAAGAACGAATTCCCGCACGGCCTGCTCAACTGGCTCGATCGCCTCAATCGCTGGCTGTACTCGCCGCGCTCGCCGCTGAACCTGTTCACCCAGCGCCGCGATCTTGCGATCTCGCCGCGCCTGCCCGACGCGCGCCAGCATGGCGAGCGTGTCTGGAACGGCGCCGGTGTCGGCCAGGTGTGGCTCGACGCGCAGGGGCGGCCAGTGCGCATCGTGCAGCACAATGCCGACGGCCGGCCGTCGACCCGGTTCCTGGCGCCGGCACAGGACGCGTCCCGCGCGGCGGCCGCCGAGCAGCCTTTGGGGAAGCATTGA
- a CDS encoding LysR family transcriptional regulator yields MDQLRAMEIFVEVARQRSFSEAARRLGLSRAMVSKHILQLEEKLNARLLHRSTREVSLTDAGQAYLAPCEAAVRQAQEAARIVAHAGDTLAGPLRIQAPSSFGVTWLADALARFSLPHPQLTPLLHVDDALLDPIAHGFDLTIRVGGIPDSRALAIRPLAPCRAVLCATPAYLQRHGTPREPGDLAVHRCLHFSHLTDGTAWHFERAGERRTVHVNATFTSNNGLVLHHAALQDAGIVYSTTFLAWRELQAGTLVAVLPDWQLPLNHLSALYPASSRLSPKVRKLIDFLVAEYQPVPPWDAALVLEHER; encoded by the coding sequence ATGGACCAGCTGCGTGCAATGGAAATCTTCGTCGAGGTGGCCCGGCAGCGCAGCTTTTCGGAAGCCGCGCGCCGGCTCGGCCTGTCGCGCGCGATGGTGTCGAAGCACATCCTGCAGCTGGAAGAAAAACTGAACGCGCGGCTGCTGCACCGTTCCACGCGCGAAGTGAGCCTGACCGACGCCGGCCAGGCTTACCTGGCGCCCTGCGAAGCCGCCGTGCGGCAGGCACAGGAGGCCGCCCGCATCGTGGCGCATGCCGGCGACACGCTGGCCGGCCCGCTGCGCATCCAGGCGCCATCGAGCTTCGGCGTCACGTGGCTGGCCGATGCGCTGGCCCGTTTCAGCCTGCCGCACCCGCAACTGACGCCGCTGCTGCACGTGGACGACGCGCTGCTCGACCCGATCGCGCATGGTTTCGACCTGACGATCCGCGTCGGCGGCATCCCGGACAGCCGCGCGCTGGCGATCCGCCCGCTGGCCCCGTGCCGCGCCGTGCTGTGCGCCACGCCGGCATACCTGCAACGGCACGGCACGCCGCGCGAACCCGGCGACCTGGCCGTCCACCGCTGCCTGCATTTCTCGCACCTGACCGACGGCACCGCGTGGCACTTCGAGCGGGCAGGCGAGCGCCGCACCGTGCACGTAAACGCCACCTTCACGTCGAACAACGGGCTGGTCCTGCACCACGCGGCCTTGCAGGATGCCGGCATCGTCTACAGCACCACCTTCCTCGCCTGGCGCGAGCTGCAGGCCGGCACGCTGGTGGCCGTGCTGCCCGACTGGCAGCTGCCGCTGAATCACCTGTCGGCGCTGTACCCGGCCAGCAGCCGGCTGTCGCCGAAGGTGCGCAAGCTGATCGATTTTCTCGTGGCCGAATACCAGCCGGTGCCGCCGTGGGATGCGGCGCTCGTGCTGGAGCATGAGCGGTAA
- a CDS encoding GFA family protein encodes MNSNPKQVNGSCHCGSVKFRVRLSDGLNTARRCNCSYCSMRGAIAVSAALQDIEITAGEEWLTLYQFNTLQAKHYFCAKCGIYTHHQRRSNPDQYGINAACLEGISPFDFTEVPVNEGRVHPSDKAGKSGPDIAGYLRYFPGPVR; translated from the coding sequence ATGAACAGCAACCCCAAGCAGGTCAATGGTTCGTGTCACTGTGGATCGGTCAAATTCCGTGTCCGGCTTTCCGACGGGTTGAACACCGCCCGGCGCTGCAACTGCTCCTATTGCAGCATGCGTGGCGCGATTGCCGTGTCGGCGGCACTGCAGGACATCGAGATCACGGCAGGCGAGGAATGGCTCACCCTTTACCAGTTCAACACCCTGCAGGCAAAGCATTATTTCTGCGCGAAGTGCGGCATCTACACGCACCACCAGCGCCGGTCAAATCCCGATCAATATGGCATCAATGCGGCTTGCCTGGAGGGGATCAGCCCATTTGATTTCACGGAGGTGCCGGTGAACGAGGGAAGAGTGCACCCCAGCGACAAGGCTGGAAAAAGCGGCCCCGACATTGCTGGTTACCTGCGGTACTTTCCCGGCCCTGTACGATGA
- a CDS encoding tubulin-like doman-containing protein — MDPIGKGIDKRAELKVDLRPTLFIGAGGTGMEVMMRIRRRILSAVWNRHHPARVESIGEFPVARFLHIDLDSGAVIDEGKSQRTDPWYELVKLGDEERLIEPIDLQQYHESDDSLARFPLIESWMPLRPKKLRSLGIDPSLGAGQIRAVARLYLFDKYPKLRGRIKGALNFLASNAGIERKDNYQRLGLQVDTSKFRIVVIASNAGGTGAGTALDLGWLAKAIARQEVADSQVDLVMFMPTGYARANKERTEANAYATLMEMETAMRDMNAQVRWADPDSLVGRGAPYDDVYFVDTANLANKATQDVKDVYQMVADSLFEDFASADFANRKRSVAVNQQQHKLGPFNPKVPEQRFGDMRLSYSKVYSAFGQSVLDTQQGLREDIRAYELAALMVKAFFGIIGKDGAPARRAGDGERDVFMREHMWLAERPFDEFPDFKKGTVEVTPFQEYALTDQLLMDKDQRSLLERVEAKVQAEIDRITGGYDLKEWRAKIAELLPQLERDAIREAGAIAETSEDRLKRHTQELVMRLKGRVRERLYALLDDRRQGGLEFVLSLLEQVKARVAQRDIPRMEHNERRYREMRDALRTRQVEESLNNLAQAASKWINAGAQAREVIVHLKRDIADYLRFHLLAVTAGQSAEVLRQTSSWLGEPQSVDEKGQAVWSGIAGEFQEGRRHVEAMLGAVDQRVAQLRADAQHDHATYMKLANDEAPPPVKLTGDVSAWSEEVLLEFGGSARLFPQLGDEKLRSSLLLKLFRRAQTQLSTEEAEGGINSEPSDPLLDRLLAMSVQERQRVFAEWLKSAMPWVNARFSAEFTPGADQFKCFVGVGDVNAWKRLEAEIRAAAPTGYFHGELVNIVNTGVKGRAVCYIELSGYPMTVLRGLPTWRTSYQIENPKIPTHLHFDATRFRHPIAPGMDELNRLADDYEWFLQAVAIGVLKRKADLADREASFQPRGQYLFEVEQGSGEWLQVGNEYAIRSNGLPSFYREQIVGTVQQRLARMGPHQFLLLAALMRHYQHRVYQPRLEVDETGAELPSPSLPNITAKRLHEEWLRRALAAEPALAGSFDRVLELLPQWSELVPGSASDAYQWEVQHSVDKRVPRAEYSAGEAAAKALLGGGVSIAKAVDAPAGAVASGMPATASSALFKVFVNRTQQGPYTVAELAERIARGEVDAATKTWNMRWVPHVDQWQPAGAVAELAPLFAQAIPDPVDDIPDPE, encoded by the coding sequence GTGGACCCGATCGGTAAAGGAATAGATAAACGCGCCGAACTGAAGGTCGACCTGCGCCCGACGCTGTTCATCGGCGCCGGCGGCACCGGCATGGAAGTGATGATGCGGATCCGGCGGCGCATCCTGTCGGCCGTGTGGAACCGCCACCATCCGGCGCGCGTGGAATCGATCGGCGAATTTCCTGTCGCGCGTTTCCTGCACATCGACCTGGACAGCGGCGCCGTCATCGACGAGGGAAAATCGCAGCGCACCGACCCATGGTATGAACTGGTCAAGCTGGGCGACGAAGAGCGCCTGATCGAGCCGATCGACCTGCAGCAATACCACGAGTCCGACGACAGCCTGGCGCGCTTCCCGCTCATCGAAAGCTGGATGCCGCTGCGGCCGAAGAAGCTGCGCTCGCTGGGGATCGACCCGTCGCTGGGCGCGGGCCAGATCCGCGCCGTGGCACGGCTGTACCTGTTCGACAAGTATCCGAAGCTGCGCGGCCGCATCAAGGGTGCGCTCAATTTCCTGGCGTCGAACGCCGGCATCGAGCGCAAGGACAATTACCAGCGCCTCGGCCTGCAGGTCGATACGTCGAAATTCCGCATCGTCGTCATCGCGTCGAACGCGGGCGGTACCGGCGCCGGCACCGCGCTCGACCTGGGCTGGCTGGCCAAGGCGATCGCCCGGCAGGAAGTGGCCGACAGCCAGGTCGACCTGGTGATGTTCATGCCCACCGGCTATGCGCGCGCCAACAAGGAGCGCACGGAAGCCAATGCCTATGCCACGCTGATGGAAATGGAAACGGCGATGCGCGACATGAACGCGCAGGTGCGCTGGGCCGATCCGGACAGCCTCGTCGGCCGCGGCGCGCCGTACGACGACGTGTACTTCGTCGATACGGCGAACCTGGCCAACAAGGCCACGCAGGACGTCAAGGACGTGTACCAGATGGTGGCCGATTCACTGTTCGAAGATTTCGCCTCGGCCGATTTCGCCAACCGCAAGCGCTCGGTGGCCGTCAACCAGCAGCAGCACAAGCTCGGGCCGTTCAATCCGAAGGTGCCGGAACAGCGCTTCGGCGACATGCGCCTGTCGTACTCGAAGGTGTATTCGGCCTTCGGCCAGTCGGTGCTCGACACGCAGCAGGGCCTGCGCGAGGATATCCGCGCCTATGAGCTGGCCGCGCTGATGGTGAAAGCCTTCTTCGGCATCATCGGCAAGGACGGCGCCCCGGCCCGCCGCGCCGGCGACGGCGAACGCGACGTGTTCATGCGCGAGCACATGTGGCTGGCCGAGCGCCCGTTCGACGAATTCCCCGATTTCAAGAAGGGCACGGTGGAAGTGACGCCGTTCCAGGAATACGCGCTGACCGACCAGCTGTTGATGGACAAGGACCAGCGTTCGCTGCTGGAGCGCGTGGAAGCGAAGGTACAGGCCGAGATCGACCGCATCACGGGCGGCTACGACCTGAAGGAATGGCGCGCCAAGATCGCCGAACTGCTGCCGCAGCTGGAACGCGATGCGATCCGCGAAGCCGGCGCTATCGCCGAGACGAGCGAAGACCGCCTGAAGCGCCACACGCAGGAACTGGTGATGCGGCTGAAAGGTCGCGTGCGCGAGCGCCTGTATGCGCTGCTGGACGACCGCCGCCAGGGTGGCCTGGAATTCGTGCTGTCGCTGCTCGAGCAGGTCAAGGCCCGTGTGGCCCAGCGCGACATTCCGCGCATGGAGCACAACGAACGCCGCTACCGCGAGATGCGCGACGCGCTACGCACGCGGCAGGTCGAGGAATCGCTGAACAACCTGGCGCAGGCCGCCAGCAAGTGGATCAACGCGGGCGCGCAGGCGCGCGAGGTGATCGTGCACTTGAAACGCGACATCGCCGACTACCTGCGCTTCCACCTGCTGGCCGTCACCGCCGGGCAGTCGGCCGAGGTGCTGCGCCAGACCTCTTCCTGGCTGGGCGAACCGCAGTCGGTCGACGAGAAGGGCCAGGCCGTGTGGTCCGGCATCGCCGGCGAATTCCAGGAAGGGCGCCGCCACGTGGAAGCCATGCTGGGCGCCGTCGACCAGCGCGTGGCGCAGTTGCGCGCCGATGCGCAGCACGACCATGCCACCTACATGAAGCTGGCGAACGACGAAGCGCCGCCGCCCGTCAAGCTGACCGGCGACGTGTCGGCATGGAGCGAGGAAGTGCTGCTGGAATTCGGCGGCTCGGCGCGGCTGTTCCCCCAGCTGGGCGACGAAAAGCTGCGCTCCTCGCTGCTGCTGAAACTGTTCCGTCGCGCGCAGACGCAGCTCTCCACGGAAGAAGCCGAAGGAGGAATAAATTCGGAACCCTCCGATCCGCTGCTGGACCGCCTGCTGGCCATGTCCGTGCAGGAGCGGCAGCGCGTCTTTGCCGAATGGCTCAAGAGCGCGATGCCGTGGGTGAACGCCAGGTTCTCGGCGGAGTTTACGCCGGGTGCCGACCAGTTCAAGTGCTTCGTCGGCGTCGGCGACGTCAATGCGTGGAAGCGGCTGGAAGCGGAAATCCGCGCGGCCGCGCCCACCGGCTATTTCCACGGCGAGCTGGTCAACATCGTCAACACGGGCGTGAAGGGCAGGGCGGTGTGCTACATCGAACTGTCCGGCTATCCGATGACGGTGCTGCGCGGCCTGCCCACGTGGCGCACGTCGTACCAGATCGAGAACCCGAAGATCCCCACGCACCTGCACTTCGACGCGACGCGTTTCCGCCACCCGATCGCACCCGGCATGGATGAACTGAACCGGCTGGCCGACGATTACGAATGGTTCCTGCAGGCCGTGGCCATCGGCGTGTTGAAACGCAAGGCCGACCTGGCCGACCGCGAGGCCTCGTTCCAGCCGCGTGGCCAGTACCTGTTCGAGGTCGAGCAGGGGTCCGGCGAATGGCTGCAGGTGGGGAACGAATACGCGATCCGTTCCAACGGCCTGCCATCGTTCTACCGCGAGCAGATCGTGGGGACCGTGCAGCAGCGCCTGGCGCGCATGGGGCCGCACCAGTTCCTGCTGCTGGCGGCGCTGATGCGCCACTACCAGCATCGCGTCTACCAGCCGCGCCTGGAAGTGGACGAGACCGGGGCCGAGCTGCCGTCGCCGTCGCTGCCGAACATCACGGCCAAGCGGCTGCACGAGGAATGGCTGCGGCGCGCGCTGGCGGCCGAGCCGGCGCTGGCCGGGTCGTTCGACCGCGTGCTGGAGCTGCTGCCGCAGTGGAGCGAACTGGTGCCGGGTTCGGCGTCCGATGCCTACCAGTGGGAAGTGCAGCACAGTGTCGACAAGCGCGTGCCGCGCGCCGAATACTCGGCTGGCGAAGCCGCCGCGAAGGCACTGCTCGGCGGTGGGGTGTCGATCGCCAAGGCGGTGGATGCGCCCGCCGGTGCCGTGGCGTCCGGCATGCCGGCCACTGCCTCGTCCGCGCTTTTCAAGGTGTTCGTCAACAGGACGCAGCAGGGGCCTTACACGGTTGCCGAACTGGCCGAGCGCATCGCGCGCGGCGAAGTGGATGCCGCCACCAAGACCTGGAACATGCGCTGGGTGCCGCACGTGGATCAATGGCAGCCTGCCGGCGCCGTGGCGGAGCTGGCGCCGCTGTTCGCCCAGGCGATCCCCGATCCGGTGGATGACATCCCCGACCCGGAGTAA
- a CDS encoding DUF5694 domain-containing protein yields MLHRLAGLGAAALFWTAGATAHEQAGTFDPGKFKGPTKGVANEVMVLGTPHLAQLPASFQPSGLATLAERLRGWSPRIVAIEAVSGVQCAFLRQYPQRYRQSVEQYCPWDPAPARVATGLDVAGATAEIERLLANWPAAPTPSQRRRLAALFLAGGEPVSALVQWLRLPETERRTGDGLDATLVAALRAERGGRRQRGEDTMIAAPLAAALGLERVHSMDDHTADSPASDPKAYNEALTKAWGNPATARYIQLFDRFAAGLGEPEGVMALYRHLNDPSVARLNYDSDFGAALEEGSAQQFGRSYVAYWETRNLRMAANIREAVGYQPGGRTLVIVGASHKRYLEAYLDQMHDVRVVSTNQVLH; encoded by the coding sequence ATGCTGCATCGACTGGCCGGCCTGGGGGCCGCCGCCCTGTTCTGGACCGCTGGCGCAACGGCGCACGAACAGGCGGGAACCTTCGATCCCGGCAAATTCAAGGGGCCGACGAAAGGTGTGGCGAACGAGGTGATGGTGCTCGGCACGCCGCACCTGGCGCAGTTGCCGGCAAGCTTCCAGCCATCCGGCCTGGCCACGCTGGCCGAGCGCCTGCGCGGCTGGAGCCCCCGCATCGTCGCCATCGAGGCCGTGTCGGGCGTGCAGTGCGCCTTCCTGCGCCAGTATCCGCAGCGCTATCGCCAATCCGTCGAGCAGTACTGCCCGTGGGATCCCGCACCGGCGCGCGTGGCCACGGGCCTCGATGTGGCGGGCGCGACCGCCGAGATCGAGCGCTTGCTGGCGAACTGGCCGGCGGCACCCACGCCGTCCCAGCGGCGCCGCCTTGCCGCCCTGTTCCTGGCCGGTGGCGAACCGGTGTCCGCGCTCGTGCAGTGGCTCCGCTTGCCGGAGACGGAACGGCGCACAGGCGACGGGCTCGATGCCACGCTGGTCGCAGCCCTCAGGGCAGAACGTGGCGGGCGCCGGCAGCGCGGCGAAGACACGATGATCGCCGCCCCCCTGGCGGCCGCGCTCGGGCTGGAGCGTGTCCACAGCATGGACGACCATACGGCGGACAGCCCCGCATCGGACCCGAAAGCGTACAACGAAGCGCTCACGAAAGCCTGGGGCAATCCCGCGACCGCCAGGTACATTCAATTGTTCGATCGCTTTGCGGCCGGCCTTGGTGAACCGGAGGGTGTCATGGCGCTGTATCGCCACCTGAACGATCCGTCCGTGGCCAGGCTCAACTACGACAGCGACTTCGGTGCGGCGCTCGAGGAAGGCTCGGCACAACAATTCGGCCGCAGCTATGTCGCCTACTGGGAAACACGCAACCTGCGCATGGCCGCGAACATCAGGGAAGCGGTTGGCTACCAGCCGGGCGGCCGCACGCTGGTCATCGTCGGCGCCTCGCACAAGCGCTATCTCGAAGCCTACCTGGACCAGATGCACGACGTACGCGTCGTGTCGACCAACCAGGTGCTGCACTAG
- a CDS encoding alpha/beta fold hydrolase, whose translation MRKPSRLFFLPGALGRREFWHPLADLLAFPGPRVHVGWPGFGGVPPDAGVRGIDDLVARLLASVAEPSAIIAQSMGGVVALRAALEKPELFTHLVLSVTSGGMDMTPFDAEDWRPGLRANHPGLPDWFTSHQEDLSPRLSTLRIPTLLLWGDADPISPVQVGQRLASLLPQAHLHIVPGGEHDVGCTFASTIAPLVDRHLGFA comes from the coding sequence ATGCGGAAGCCTTCCAGACTGTTCTTTCTCCCCGGCGCCCTGGGCCGCAGGGAATTCTGGCATCCCCTTGCCGACCTGCTGGCCTTTCCGGGGCCGAGGGTCCATGTCGGCTGGCCCGGCTTCGGCGGCGTTCCGCCGGATGCGGGCGTGCGCGGCATCGACGATCTGGTGGCCAGGTTACTGGCGAGTGTCGCCGAGCCCAGTGCCATCATCGCGCAATCGATGGGGGGTGTCGTCGCCTTGCGTGCCGCGCTTGAAAAGCCGGAGCTCTTTACGCACCTGGTGCTGTCCGTGACGTCGGGTGGAATGGATATGACGCCTTTCGATGCCGAGGACTGGCGACCGGGACTGCGGGCAAACCATCCGGGGTTGCCGGACTGGTTCACCAGCCATCAGGAAGACCTCTCGCCCAGGTTATCGACGCTGCGCATTCCCACACTGCTCCTGTGGGGCGATGCGGACCCGATCAGCCCCGTACAAGTGGGCCAGCGGCTCGCTTCGCTCTTGCCGCAGGCCCACTTGCACATCGTCCCGGGCGGAGAGCACGACGTCGGGTGCACGTTCGCCAGCACGATTGCGCCGCTCGTCGATCGGCACCTTGGGTTCGCTTGA